The proteins below are encoded in one region of Tamandua tetradactyla isolate mTamTet1 chromosome 9, mTamTet1.pri, whole genome shotgun sequence:
- the LOC143645954 gene encoding olfactory receptor 5AK2-like, producing the protein MTGFFLLGFGAQRRFLHVLFIVFLLLYVTSLVGNTGTILLIKKDSRLQTPMYLFLQHLAFIDICYTSAITPKMLQNLISENKSISFVGCVVQLWVYGTFATSDCYLLAAMAVDRYVAICKPLRYPTVMSRRVCIQLAAGSYVIGSINSSVHTGFTFSLSFCKSHTINHFYCDVPPILTLSCSNTDISLMLVLVFVGFNLTFTVLVVIFSYIYILAAILKISSTAGRKKAFSTCASHLTAVTIFYGTLFYMYLQPRSNNSQDNMKVASIFYGIVIPMLNPLIYSLRNKEVKEALKVIGKKFF; encoded by the coding sequence ATGACAGGATTCTTTCTTCTGGGATTTGGTGCCCAACGCaggtttctccatgtcctcttcatCGTATTTCTACTGCTCTACGTGACCTCCCTGGTGGGAAATACTGGAACGATCCTACTCATCAAGAAAGATTCCAGACTTCAGACACCCATGTACCTTTTCCTACAACATTTGGCTTTTATTGACATCTGTTACACCTCTGCTATCACTCCCAAGATGTTGCAAAACCTCAtctcagaaaataaatcaatatcaTTTGTGGGATGTGTAGTGCAGTTGTGGGTTTATGGAACATTTGCCACCAGTGACTGTTACCTCCTGGCTGCTATGGCAGTGGACCGGTATGTAGCCATCTGTAAACCACTCCGCTATCCCACAGTCATGTCCCGAAGAGTTTGCATCCAACTAGCAGCTGGTTCCTATGTGATTGGCTCAATAAATTCCTCCGTACACACAGGATTTACATTTTCACTGTCCTTTTGCAAGTCCCACACCATCAATCACTTTTACTGTGATGTTCCCCCAATCCTCACCCTATCATGCTCCAACACTGACATCAGCCTGATGTTAGTTCTTGTCTTTGTGGGATTTAACTTGACGTTCACTGTGTTGGTTGTCATCTTCTCCTATATCTACATCCTGGCTGCCATCTTGAAGATATCTTCTACTGCAGGGAGGAAAAAAGCCTTCTCCACATGTGCCTCCCATCTGACAGCAGTCACCATCTTCTATGGAACCCTCTTTTACATGTACTTACAGCCTCGTTCTAATAATTCCCAGGACAACATGAAGGTTGCCTCCATATTTTATGGTATTGTGATTCCCATGTTGAACCCCTTGATCTACAGTTTGAGAAATAAGGAGGTAAAAGAAGCTCTAAAAGTGATAGGGAAGAAGTTCTTCTAA